One window of Leptotrichia sp. oral taxon 498 genomic DNA carries:
- a CDS encoding phage tail tape measure protein: MADSGNVVAMEVKVDGIDEAISKFSSLAKSFGELSQAAETGSASNEKLGESLSKAADSANSSGEKVKKLGDDAQKTATDTEKLSSNSKKASDDVKKLGDEAGKSGEQIKKVKPAAEGTGNSLMKAFGGKVASLISVIGGKLKFLIEPLKKIGSLGKKAFSFLTGSLGGSIGNFATKLKNIAKASAEAGASGGGVGALGSALKGIAGLATGPVGATVVAIGALTAATAGFAVKAVQASGNFQKGMNMVYTMLPNASQQTKDKLSKDVLDLSQKYGQAADNISASMYQALSAGVAANDVKGFLDVAQQATIASGLNDTAIAVDGISSVVNAFGAKNISAKKASDLMFTAVRKGKTTFGEMASSIAQVSPVASSLGVQFSDLTAVVATMTAKGTPTSETMTQMKAAFSEFSKGSSTASKEFKAATGKSFKDFIAQGGNLQTAMQALDQHAQKSGKNINEFFGSVEAGSFALSVTGKNAKDFAENMKEMQNSDGATEQAYKQMDQGIGPSINRMKASMAKGMIEAGQAITPMATQMVQSFEGALPAIGTAFSSIGQSFMPLISSWSGVIGGFFQTIQANASQFGASFQGLGSVLTAVFSGIGAGISILGAVFNAVFAVIINLFGSFASAAGLAGAQGQTFSATISGAFSTIASVVGGALQFIMPLLVGLAQIIGTVLGGAVKAITQTFLFFGNVISKVGGFFKKLFGKDDAQKATEAINEVKKGMEDLNNEASKPTQNRSI; the protein is encoded by the coding sequence ATGGCGGATAGTGGAAATGTCGTGGCTATGGAAGTCAAGGTTGACGGGATAGACGAAGCTATATCAAAATTCAGTTCACTTGCAAAAAGTTTCGGAGAATTGTCACAGGCGGCTGAAACGGGCTCAGCTAGTAATGAAAAATTAGGAGAAAGTTTATCAAAAGCGGCGGACAGTGCCAACTCTTCAGGAGAAAAAGTAAAAAAACTAGGGGATGACGCACAAAAGACCGCAACAGATACAGAAAAACTTTCCAGTAATTCTAAAAAGGCTTCCGATGATGTGAAAAAACTGGGGGACGAAGCGGGAAAAAGTGGAGAGCAAATCAAGAAAGTAAAACCTGCTGCCGAGGGAACAGGAAATTCACTAATGAAAGCTTTTGGTGGTAAAGTGGCTTCGCTTATAAGTGTGATAGGCGGAAAACTTAAATTTTTAATAGAACCTTTGAAAAAAATAGGAAGTCTTGGAAAAAAGGCTTTTTCTTTTTTGACTGGAAGTCTTGGTGGGAGTATAGGAAATTTTGCCACTAAATTAAAAAATATTGCGAAGGCATCGGCTGAAGCTGGTGCAAGTGGTGGTGGAGTAGGAGCATTAGGTTCTGCATTAAAAGGAATTGCAGGACTTGCAACTGGTCCTGTTGGAGCAACTGTTGTTGCGATTGGTGCTCTTACTGCCGCAACAGCAGGTTTTGCTGTAAAAGCTGTACAGGCTTCTGGAAATTTTCAAAAAGGAATGAACATGGTTTACACGATGTTGCCGAATGCTTCACAGCAAACTAAAGATAAATTAAGCAAAGATGTATTGGATTTATCTCAAAAGTATGGACAAGCGGCTGATAATATTTCCGCTTCGATGTATCAGGCTTTATCCGCTGGTGTTGCGGCTAATGATGTTAAGGGATTTTTGGATGTAGCACAGCAAGCAACTATAGCCTCTGGTCTGAATGATACAGCAATTGCTGTGGATGGTATAAGTTCGGTTGTAAACGCCTTTGGTGCTAAAAATATAAGTGCCAAAAAAGCAAGTGATTTAATGTTTACGGCGGTAAGAAAAGGTAAAACTACTTTTGGCGAAATGGCGAGCAGTATTGCCCAAGTTTCCCCTGTAGCAAGTAGCTTAGGGGTACAGTTTAGTGATTTGACTGCTGTAGTAGCAACTATGACAGCAAAAGGAACACCTACAAGTGAGACAATGACACAAATGAAGGCTGCATTTAGTGAATTTTCAAAAGGTTCATCAACAGCTTCTAAAGAATTTAAAGCCGCAACAGGTAAATCGTTTAAAGATTTTATAGCACAAGGCGGAAATTTGCAGACTGCTATGCAGGCATTGGATCAGCATGCACAAAAAAGTGGTAAGAATATTAATGAATTTTTTGGAAGTGTTGAAGCGGGGTCATTTGCCTTGTCTGTTACTGGAAAAAATGCTAAAGATTTTGCAGAAAATATGAAAGAAATGCAAAACTCTGATGGTGCAACTGAACAGGCGTATAAGCAAATGGACCAAGGAATAGGGCCTTCGATTAATCGGATGAAGGCTTCAATGGCAAAAGGAATGATAGAAGCAGGACAAGCGATAACTCCAATGGCGACACAAATGGTTCAAAGTTTTGAAGGAGCTCTTCCGGCAATAGGGACGGCTTTTTCGAGTATAGGTCAGTCCTTTATGCCGTTAATTAGCAGCTGGTCAGGTGTAATTGGTGGGTTTTTCCAAACAATTCAAGCAAATGCAAGTCAATTTGGGGCATCTTTTCAAGGGCTTGGAAGTGTATTAACGGCGGTATTTTCTGGAATTGGAGCTGGAATATCAATATTAGGAGCTGTTTTTAATGCAGTTTTTGCAGTTATCATTAATCTTTTTGGAAGTTTTGCAAGTGCAGCAGGACTTGCTGGAGCACAGGGGCAAACTTTTTCCGCCACTATATCAGGTGCCTTCAGCACAATAGCTAGTGTAGTTGGAGGAGCCTTGCAATTCATAATGCCTCTTTTAGTTGGTTTGGCACAAATAATTGGTACTGTACTTGGAGGTGCAGTAAAAGCGATTACACAAACTTTTTTATTTTTTGGGAATGTTATTTCTAAAGTTGGCGGCTTCTTTAAGAAGTTATTTGGAAAAGATGATGCACAAAAAGCTACTGAAGCAATAAATGAGGTCAAAAAGGGTATGGAGGACTTGAATAACGAAGCATCGAAACCCACTCAAAACAGGTCGATATAA
- a CDS encoding glycoside hydrolase family 108 protein — MDRFEKIFDYLLKVEGGYSNDKNDRGGKTKYGIIESEARKYGYKGEMRDIPLEIARDIYNKKYYHRNGLDTLKSDKIALSICDFVVNAGKWGAKKAQAALNELGFDLRVDGILGEKSLAALNEVDENKFLEKYHDLQRRYYKVIAANRPSQKVFLKGWLNRVDRKENYLKSI; from the coding sequence ATGGACAGATTTGAGAAAATATTTGATTATTTGCTGAAAGTTGAGGGTGGATACTCAAACGACAAAAATGATAGAGGAGGTAAAACAAAATATGGAATTATAGAATCAGAAGCTAGAAAATATGGATACAAAGGTGAAATGAGAGATATACCGCTTGAGATAGCAAGAGATATTTATAATAAGAAATACTATCATAGAAATGGGCTTGATACTTTAAAATCAGACAAGATAGCTTTATCAATTTGCGACTTTGTAGTAAACGCTGGAAAATGGGGAGCTAAAAAAGCACAGGCTGCACTTAATGAATTAGGATTTGATTTGAGAGTGGACGGAATTTTAGGAGAAAAAAGTTTAGCTGCGTTAAATGAAGTTGATGAAAATAAATTTTTGGAAAAATATCACGATTTGCAGAGAAGATATTATAAAGTAATAGCAGCAAACAGACCATCACAAAAAGTTTTTTTGAAAGGGTGGCTTAACAGAGTGGATAGAAAAGAAAATTATTTAAAATCAATCTAA
- a CDS encoding tyrosine-type recombinase/integrase, producing the protein MELKLIKGRNAQIYLEYLNSSIAKNEATKNTTYKTYLNNMKQFVKYIKKYENNRYLLSKDTLKIIVSVLERYIRYCREVKGNNARTINNKITAISSFYIWSVKRDLIATHPFRDKLDRLKVTDVEKRRNSYYLSNKEIIEINVKMEMDKRFDLQDRIIFNLIIDTACRISALHSIKLGNIDLENGIISGIVEKEQKIVEFAIFEETTELIKEWLRCRNDSVEYLLVTKYNGVFKQMSKSTIRDRVRKIGKLVGIDNLYPHSLRKTSINLIAKTAGIDLASEFANHSGTDVTKKHYVKKTSARDRKNKLLEIRKKAGF; encoded by the coding sequence ATGGAATTGAAATTAATCAAAGGGAGAAATGCACAGATATATTTAGAGTATCTTAACAGTAGCATAGCAAAGAACGAAGCAACTAAAAACACGACTTACAAGACATATCTTAACAACATGAAACAGTTTGTTAAGTATATCAAGAAGTATGAAAACAATCGTTACTTGCTTAGTAAAGATACTTTGAAAATTATTGTGAGCGTATTGGAACGATATATTCGTTATTGCAGGGAAGTGAAAGGGAATAATGCTAGAACTATCAATAATAAGATAACAGCGATTAGTAGCTTTTACATTTGGTCAGTTAAGCGTGATTTAATAGCAACACATCCGTTTAGGGATAAATTGGATAGATTGAAGGTTACAGATGTGGAGAAACGGAGAAATAGTTATTATTTGAGCAATAAAGAGATTATTGAAATTAATGTCAAAATGGAAATGGATAAAAGATTTGATTTGCAAGACAGAATCATATTTAATTTGATTATTGACACGGCTTGTAGGATTTCGGCATTGCATTCGATAAAATTGGGAAATATTGACTTGGAGAATGGGATAATAAGTGGAATCGTGGAAAAGGAACAGAAGATTGTGGAGTTTGCAATATTCGAGGAAACAACAGAACTGATAAAGGAGTGGTTGAGATGTAGAAATGATAGTGTTGAATACTTACTAGTGACTAAATACAACGGAGTATTTAAGCAAATGAGCAAAAGCACAATAAGAGATAGAGTTAGAAAAATTGGAAAGTTAGTCGGAATAGATAATTTATATCCGCACTCACTAAGAAAAACAAGCATTAATCTTATTGCAAAAACAGCTGGGATTGACCTAGCCAGTGAATTTGCAAATCATAGCGGAACAGATGTAACTAAAAAGCACTATGTTAAGAAAACAAGTGCGAGAGATAGAAAAAACAAACTATTAGAAATTCGCAAAAAAGCAGGATTTTAA
- a CDS encoding XkdQ/YqbQ family protein, producing MKIIVTDPDSKRYDLTSIVKDNIQLSSSIDNITAQMEFELAYNYREDMPYHTIDLDEGAYFVELYDNMETLIFQGIIPKISVNSKAPKFTAYDPAFYISRISEIFQFDNLEADKCVKKMLNEFDMPVGTIEPCSVKIDEYYYKESIADIIKKIIETIKEDSEENWYFYFADNAFHFAKRNSDKYLDGKIQPKEYKISIGDGFVNIFNFIKDPNYSVSFENMRNSVIVVDGDDEKMNKVDTARDEENIKKYGLLQYMVKQEKNNQDKSAKKGREKTKGNKTDKKENKKNNKKAEKTRVKTSKRNKVRGKK from the coding sequence ATGAAAATAATAGTAACTGATCCGGACAGTAAAAGATATGATTTGACAAGCATTGTAAAAGATAATATTCAGTTATCAAGCAGTATCGACAATATTACAGCACAAATGGAGTTTGAACTCGCTTACAATTATAGGGAAGATATGCCATATCACACAATTGATTTGGATGAAGGAGCTTATTTTGTGGAACTTTATGACAATATGGAAACTCTGATATTTCAAGGGATAATTCCTAAAATTAGTGTAAACAGCAAGGCTCCTAAATTTACAGCTTATGACCCCGCTTTTTATATTTCAAGAATATCTGAAATCTTTCAATTTGATAATTTAGAAGCGGACAAATGTGTAAAAAAGATGTTAAATGAATTTGATATGCCTGTTGGAACTATCGAACCCTGTAGTGTGAAAATTGATGAATATTATTACAAGGAAAGTATCGCCGATATTATTAAAAAAATAATAGAAACTATAAAAGAGGATTCCGAGGAAAATTGGTATTTTTATTTTGCAGATAATGCTTTTCATTTTGCTAAACGAAATAGCGACAAATATTTAGATGGCAAAATACAGCCCAAAGAATATAAAATTTCTATTGGTGATGGATTTGTAAATATTTTTAATTTTATAAAAGATCCTAATTATTCAGTAAGTTTTGAAAATATGAGAAATAGTGTCATTGTCGTAGACGGAGATGATGAAAAAATGAATAAAGTTGATACAGCGAGAGATGAAGAAAATATCAAAAAATATGGATTGCTACAATATATGGTTAAACAAGAGAAGAACAACCAGGATAAGTCAGCTAAAAAAGGTAGAGAAAAGACCAAAGGCAATAAAACTGATAAAAAAGAGAATAAGAAAAATAATAAAAAAGCTGAAAAAACTAGGGTTAAAACTTCTAAACGAAATAAAGTAAGGGGTAAGAAGTAA
- a CDS encoding baseplate J/gp47 family protein: protein MVTRKDIDIYENDINSLVSDIFNGEFMIKYSDTAGSFTADIVRAFSTELIVQQKLYNEMSKNYNADTAEGIYLDSICKEDYIFRKKATTATGIVRIYGTSGALIQKGMLVASNNCVYTIAESKIVAYKETGTVGYSDVNVVANIAGIIGNCGIGEINKFPESYVGLEKVENLNIISDGTDEENDAELRERRRKILSVPSVNYNTNMIKEMILNKFKNVKKLRVIPRWNGKGTAKIIGIGEAGMKLKDEELNDIKTYLDNEIITDAEFTVKTIKEKSISLTFEAILNKEYNEQSAIELTKNILNQVFLDKLFEENRIYYAEVIDKLLEIKAFKKISNIDINNTKEDIILEDEDLISVLNITLKTLD from the coding sequence ATGGTAACTAGAAAAGATATAGATATTTATGAAAATGATATAAACAGTTTAGTATCGGATATATTTAATGGTGAATTTATGATTAAGTATAGTGACACCGCTGGAAGTTTTACGGCAGATATTGTGAGAGCATTTTCAACAGAATTAATTGTGCAACAGAAATTATATAATGAAATGTCAAAGAACTACAATGCCGATACGGCTGAAGGCATTTATCTTGACAGTATTTGTAAAGAAGACTATATCTTTAGGAAAAAAGCAACTACGGCGACTGGAATAGTTAGAATTTATGGGACAAGTGGAGCATTGATTCAAAAAGGAATGCTAGTAGCAAGTAATAATTGCGTATACACTATTGCTGAATCGAAAATAGTAGCATACAAAGAAACTGGAACAGTTGGATATAGTGATGTTAATGTTGTTGCAAATATCGCTGGAATAATTGGAAATTGTGGAATCGGGGAAATAAATAAATTCCCTGAAAGTTATGTCGGACTTGAAAAAGTAGAAAATCTTAATATTATTTCGGATGGAACAGATGAAGAGAATGATGCAGAATTGCGAGAGAGAAGAAGAAAAATATTATCGGTCCCAAGTGTAAATTACAACACAAATATGATTAAAGAAATGATATTAAATAAATTTAAGAATGTGAAGAAATTAAGAGTAATTCCAAGATGGAATGGTAAAGGGACAGCTAAAATTATTGGAATTGGTGAAGCTGGGATGAAATTAAAAGATGAAGAGCTGAACGATATAAAAACATATTTGGATAATGAAATTATAACAGACGCGGAATTTACGGTAAAAACTATCAAAGAGAAAAGTATAAGTCTCACATTTGAAGCTATATTAAACAAAGAATACAATGAGCAAAGTGCGATTGAACTTACAAAAAATATTTTAAATCAAGTGTTTTTAGATAAATTGTTTGAAGAGAATAGAATTTATTATGCGGAAGTAATTGATAAGTTGTTAGAAATAAAAGCATTTAAGAAAATTTCAAATATAGATATTAATAACACTAAAGAGGATATTATATTGGAAGATGAAGATTTAATAAGTGTTTTAAATATAACACTGAAAACTTTAGATTAA
- a CDS encoding phage tail fiber protein: MSGFTLGAKAKILNTLFEGKTYYAGLLTAVTTGENGKENATELVSASYTRRAINFGSTTSNETSNLASVKFPEAREDWGRVIGIGIYDSITDGNLINYATFDARDEVIIHALMQYEIAKNFYVIGFRN; encoded by the coding sequence ATGAGCGGATTCACATTAGGGGCAAAAGCTAAAATATTGAATACACTGTTTGAAGGCAAAACATATTATGCTGGGCTTTTGACAGCAGTTACAACGGGAGAAAATGGAAAAGAAAATGCTACGGAGCTTGTTTCAGCTTCGTATACAAGAAGGGCTATAAATTTCGGGTCAACAACATCGAATGAAACAAGTAACTTGGCTTCAGTAAAATTTCCTGAAGCAAGGGAAGACTGGGGGCGTGTAATAGGAATTGGAATTTATGATTCAATAACTGATGGAAATTTAATAAATTATGCTACTTTTGACGCAAGAGATGAAGTTATAATTCATGCTTTAATGCAATATGAGATAGCCAAAAATTTTTATGTGATTGGATTTAGAAACTAA
- a CDS encoding phage tail tube protein: MDIFKANQVISGSHGTLMIDGEVFAEVSEVKIETKIERKEVWLPGGQKGKKIVGASGEGTIKRYKLNSNWFKKFTKLAKGNEVYFELYFQVDDPDVAGAEAIRITDCWNEDGFSIEAKRGEEMDEELKIGYLPKDLKAVELI; the protein is encoded by the coding sequence ATGGATATATTTAAGGCGAATCAGGTAATCTCTGGATCACATGGAACACTTATGATTGATGGTGAAGTATTTGCGGAAGTATCTGAAGTGAAAATAGAGACTAAAATAGAGAGAAAAGAAGTTTGGCTTCCTGGAGGACAGAAAGGTAAAAAGATTGTCGGTGCTAGTGGGGAAGGCACTATTAAAAGATATAAGTTAAATTCAAACTGGTTTAAGAAATTTACAAAATTAGCTAAGGGAAATGAAGTGTATTTTGAATTATATTTCCAAGTTGACGACCCTGATGTTGCGGGTGCTGAAGCAATTAGAATTACTGACTGCTGGAATGAGGATGGGTTTTCTATAGAAGCTAAGCGTGGGGAAGAAATGGACGAGGAATTGAAAATTGGTTATCTTCCAAAAGATCTTAAAGCGGTTGAATTAATTTAG
- a CDS encoding DUF2577 family protein, translated as MDKEMLQPEEAKHSEPNKAFDNLARILRKNFGNPDWNGPFLGKVVKAPPNLEVQIDERIILKADRIVVAFEKVAGYTREFEVEGNIEIDVTDSENKDSGGNTHNKIAAKGTYKASGTNKWTDELKVGDEVILNEFKNQKKFYLVDKAYYYKAGG; from the coding sequence ATGGATAAAGAAATGTTGCAACCTGAAGAAGCAAAACATTCAGAACCTAATAAGGCATTTGATAATTTAGCTCGGATTTTAAGGAAAAATTTTGGCAATCCTGATTGGAATGGACCTTTTTTGGGAAAAGTTGTAAAAGCACCTCCAAATTTAGAAGTTCAAATTGATGAAAGAATAATATTAAAGGCGGATAGAATTGTTGTAGCTTTTGAAAAAGTAGCAGGATATACCAGAGAATTTGAAGTTGAAGGGAATATTGAAATAGATGTGACTGATAGTGAGAACAAGGATTCTGGCGGAAACACACATAATAAAATAGCAGCAAAAGGGACATATAAAGCTAGTGGAACAAATAAGTGGACTGATGAGTTAAAAGTTGGGGATGAAGTCATCTTAAATGAATTTAAAAATCAGAAAAAGTTTTATTTGGTAGACAAGGCTTATTATTATAAGGCAGGTGGATAA
- a CDS encoding major capsid protein — translation MLNDIQLKLMALYAVVEPKVQTHYLDRFGNANPEYMSDNETILLKDLNDYLVEASIIERGSEIPFIKVNGMESMAITPDIVAASYELKPIMNGGTATFINGQMVDPQKYQEDRLLLKLKNAMLKTKEKMAANAFLQGKYVQANSQTEIDFKFNNPIAKDAKKINNWVTFFFDIIDDYEKKNGVMPDRIELGRTLFDKLIKNNEFIEVAKAYSNSIGLSADEKQVYLDLLGQRISKLRTAQDFNGRDIATDNMIYLSNDNALVPVFAALEAVDATGKPFVFVGQEILDETAANKETARAKMFCKSAFAPVVAIKDFIVRYEISNVDSIAIVPNSK, via the coding sequence ATGTTAAACGATATACAATTAAAATTAATGGCTTTATATGCGGTTGTAGAGCCAAAGGTGCAGACGCACTATCTGGACAGATTTGGAAATGCAAATCCTGAATATATGAGCGACAATGAAACTATTCTTTTAAAAGATTTGAATGATTACTTGGTTGAAGCAAGTATTATTGAGCGTGGGAGTGAAATTCCTTTCATAAAGGTAAATGGTATGGAAAGTATGGCAATTACGCCTGATATTGTGGCTGCTTCTTATGAATTAAAACCTATTATGAATGGTGGAACTGCTACCTTTATTAATGGTCAAATGGTTGATCCGCAAAAATATCAGGAAGACAGATTGCTTTTAAAATTGAAAAATGCGATGTTGAAAACTAAGGAAAAAATGGCTGCTAATGCTTTCTTGCAAGGGAAATATGTTCAAGCAAATTCTCAAACTGAAATTGATTTTAAATTCAATAACCCGATTGCAAAAGATGCCAAGAAAATTAATAACTGGGTTACTTTTTTCTTTGACATAATTGATGACTATGAGAAAAAAAATGGGGTAATGCCTGACAGAATTGAATTAGGGAGAACTTTATTTGATAAGTTAATCAAAAACAATGAATTCATTGAAGTTGCAAAAGCCTATTCCAATTCAATTGGATTATCTGCTGATGAAAAACAAGTTTATTTAGACTTGCTAGGACAAAGAATTTCTAAATTGAGAACAGCTCAAGACTTTAATGGCAGAGATATTGCAACTGACAATATGATTTATTTATCAAATGACAATGCTTTAGTTCCTGTATTTGCGGCACTTGAAGCGGTGGATGCGACAGGAAAACCTTTTGTATTTGTTGGACAGGAAATACTGGATGAAACAGCTGCCAATAAAGAGACTGCAAGAGCTAAAATGTTCTGCAAATCAGCATTTGCTCCAGTAGTTGCTATTAAAGATTTTATTGTCAGATATGAAATTTCTAATGTGGACAGCATCGCCATTGTTCCCAACTCAAAATAG
- a CDS encoding XkdQ/YqbQ family protein, producing MAKNTKRNKKSSKSSSKKDNKANKKSGKSAKDSKKSKKKQKEKKPIKAVNVLKEKNKLEKTFTLTVPGVPVLRAGDLVKVPKNSTGIAGIFEVKSVNHNFSQKYSFYGMGIYFMSLTLNLIAELEENEEESE from the coding sequence ATGGCTAAAAACACAAAAAGAAATAAAAAAAGTAGCAAAAGTTCTAGTAAAAAAGATAATAAAGCTAATAAAAAATCTGGTAAAAGTGCAAAAGATAGTAAAAAATCGAAAAAGAAGCAAAAAGAGAAAAAACCCATAAAAGCTGTAAATGTTTTAAAAGAAAAAAATAAACTTGAGAAAACATTTACTTTGACAGTTCCTGGAGTACCAGTTTTAAGAGCAGGAGATTTGGTTAAGGTTCCTAAAAATAGCACCGGTATTGCTGGAATTTTTGAAGTTAAAAGTGTGAATCATAATTTTAGTCAAAAATACAGTTTTTACGGAATGGGGATATATTTTATGAGCTTAACTTTAAATTTAATAGCAGAATTGGAAGAAAATGAAGAAGAAAGCGAGTGA
- a CDS encoding crAss001_48 related protein, which yields MNIKKDKEKGAIKMNDYKSRLRKELEDLNFKIEKLNNFIEKNDIFKTIDSEEQELLKEQREIMTKYANILRKRIK from the coding sequence ATGAATATTAAGAAAGATAAGGAAAAGGGAGCAATAAAAATGAACGATTATAAATCAAGATTAAGAAAAGAACTGGAAGATTTGAATTTTAAAATCGAAAAATTGAATAACTTCATTGAAAAAAATGATATTTTTAAAACAATAGATTCGGAAGAACAAGAATTGTTAAAAGAACAAAGGGAAATAATGACTAAATATGCAAACATTTTAAGAAAAAGAATAAAATAG
- a CDS encoding DUF2634 domain-containing protein: protein MLPNSAITALDVYSSTKNLEYDNSEVYLDLKWDFKKGDFVYEKGTPVLLTTKKEIVKQWVIKCLIVTKNAWRVYYKDIFPFGVGINKYKGINPLYQDYAQSEIKREIISALKEHDYIKSIINYYSEFKEDKLSFEFDIVLKGGEKEMLNISETIEFKDF, encoded by the coding sequence ATGTTACCTAATTCAGCGATTACAGCTCTTGATGTGTATTCTAGTACTAAAAATTTGGAATACGACAATTCTGAAGTTTATCTTGATTTGAAATGGGATTTTAAAAAAGGTGATTTTGTTTATGAAAAAGGAACCCCGGTTCTTTTAACAACAAAAAAGGAAATTGTCAAACAATGGGTTATTAAATGTTTGATTGTTACTAAAAATGCTTGGAGAGTGTACTATAAGGATATATTTCCATTTGGTGTAGGAATTAACAAGTACAAAGGCATAAATCCCCTGTATCAAGATTATGCTCAAAGTGAGATTAAAAGAGAGATAATATCTGCATTGAAAGAACACGATTATATAAAATCAATTATAAATTATTATTCTGAATTTAAAGAAGATAAACTAAGTTTTGAGTTCGATATAGTGTTAAAAGGCGGAGAAAAAGAAATGCTCAACATTTCTGAAACAATTGAATTTAAAGATTTTTAA
- a CDS encoding phage tail sheath C-terminal domain-containing protein: MNGSPKFVLEIEERAGTAIARSEQGVIGVVLFDSTKDDRDYTFNSRGDVRQTDWSTENFNLLKDLAFVGSPYKVIVKRVKEDERESIKITDVLSDLENRVDSIVIPSATESETDNLISYAKSRHNTELGKLALDFDQAHFFVFVASDKVPDHHAVVNCGITGATVSGHTYSDKEFALAIASMEAGCPISRSITNMKMGFLEKCDVPAEPGKITKQGKIAVNVQKDDSGISYYVINRGVTSFITPDTTRQRRFSKVKVVRSLFTIIEDLKKSWNDYKGARLNGYLNKIAFLNAVNAYTQSLMNQGILDPDYSNSFDIDVERHKLYLMTEKGISKEEVDKMSEAKLRRINTVDVVYARCDELMPLDCMEDFFGKAIIQS; encoded by the coding sequence ATGAACGGGAGTCCAAAATTTGTTTTGGAAATCGAAGAAAGAGCAGGAACTGCCATTGCCAGAAGTGAGCAAGGAGTCATAGGAGTAGTGCTGTTTGACAGTACAAAAGATGACAGGGATTACACTTTTAACAGCAGAGGGGATGTGCGACAGACAGACTGGAGTACTGAAAATTTTAACTTGTTAAAAGATTTGGCATTTGTTGGAAGCCCTTATAAAGTTATTGTTAAAAGAGTAAAGGAAGATGAAAGGGAATCAATAAAAATAACAGATGTTTTGAGCGATTTGGAAAATAGAGTTGACAGTATAGTTATACCAAGTGCAACAGAAAGCGAGACAGATAATTTAATAAGCTACGCTAAAAGTAGACATAACACAGAATTGGGGAAATTAGCACTGGATTTTGACCAGGCCCACTTTTTTGTATTTGTTGCTTCGGATAAAGTACCGGATCATCACGCAGTGGTAAATTGCGGCATAACAGGAGCAACTGTGAGCGGTCATACATATAGTGATAAAGAATTTGCGCTCGCTATTGCTAGTATGGAAGCGGGATGTCCTATTTCAAGAAGTATTACAAATATGAAAATGGGATTCTTGGAAAAATGTGATGTTCCAGCAGAACCGGGTAAAATAACTAAACAAGGAAAAATAGCGGTCAATGTTCAAAAAGATGACAGCGGAATCAGCTATTATGTGATTAATCGTGGAGTTACTTCATTTATAACGCCTGATACTACTAGACAGCGTAGATTCAGCAAGGTTAAAGTCGTAAGAAGTTTATTCACGATAATCGAGGATTTGAAAAAGTCTTGGAATGACTATAAAGGTGCAAGATTAAATGGCTATTTAAATAAAATAGCTTTTCTAAATGCGGTCAATGCCTACACTCAAAGTCTTATGAATCAAGGAATATTAGACCCTGATTATTCAAATTCTTTTGATATTGATGTGGAGCGGCACAAATTATATTTGATGACAGAAAAAGGTATATCGAAGGAAGAAGTGGATAAAATGAGTGAAGCTAAACTTCGTAGAATTAATACGGTTGATGTAGTTTATGCAAGATGTGATGAATTAATGCCGCTTGACTGTATGGAAGACTTTTTTGGAAAAGCTATAATTCAAAGTTAA
- a CDS encoding gp53-like domain-containing protein yields the protein MENLFTFGKNWIKFPFGLTIQWGANTAPNGNDLINLNTPFESTDYQIVVSDDGPGTHVIGTVPVTNEVFRLFGTDPGSLKYTKTGFRWLAVGF from the coding sequence ATAGAAAATTTATTCACATTTGGAAAAAATTGGATAAAATTTCCTTTTGGGCTAACGATACAATGGGGAGCTAATACAGCACCGAATGGAAATGATTTAATAAATCTAAACACACCTTTTGAGTCAACAGATTATCAGATTGTTGTGTCTGATGACGGTCCCGGAACACATGTAATTGGAACAGTTCCTGTTACCAATGAAGTTTTCAGACTATTTGGAACAGACCCTGGCAGTTTAAAATACACGAAAACTGGATTTCGCTGGCTGGCAGTTGGATTTTAA